One window of the Eucalyptus grandis isolate ANBG69807.140 chromosome 8, ASM1654582v1, whole genome shotgun sequence genome contains the following:
- the LOC104456073 gene encoding uncharacterized protein LOC104456073 has protein sequence MCFVQGKNGGFAAYCEGLLRRGCRNCALYKEKMEDLQRTAKVYFDAAAENVKQLAQDFVTEMDHDHDGVVCLSEFLSFTKVKGYVRMSNPYLFKQLNVSGTGKLSFDEAITFFYIATSARPLCDGCGCLALGMFFTCVKCFKDAGEAETFNLCSDCFSHGNYTHPHNDFLDNFVMLEAMRRELRQEKNKFQPPATDANTSTSFAIVPTNPSHAMFTASYAFLSLFLLENVEFMTKHIS, from the exons ATGTGCTTTGTACAAGGAAAAAATGGAGGATTTGCAGCGTACTGCGAAGGTCTACTTCGACGCGGCTGCCGAAACTGTGCTTTGTACAAGGAAAAAATGGAGGATTTGCAGCGTACTGCGAAGGTCTACTTCGACGCGGCTGCCGAGAACGTTAAACAGTTGGCACAGGACTTTGTCACCGAGATGGACCATGACCATGACGGCGTCGTGTGCCTCTCGGAGTTTCTTTCCTTCACGAAGGTCAAGGGCTATGTGAGGATGAGCAACCCTTACTTGTTTAAGCAGCTGAACGTGAGTGGCACGGGAAAGCTCAGCTTCGACGAGGCCATCACGTTCTTCTACATTGCCACGAGCGCTAGGCCTCTATGTGATGGGTGCGGGTGCCTCGCACTAGGGATGTTCTTCACGTGTGTGAAGTGCTTCAAGGACGCCGGTGAGGCCGAGACGTTCAATCTATGTAGCGATTGCTTCTCCCACGGCAACTACACGCACCCGCACAATGACTTCTTGGATAATTTCGTGATGCTCGAAGCCATGAGAAGAGAATTGagacaagaaaagaacaag TTTCAGCCACCGGCAACCGATGCTAATACCTCCACGTCCTTTGCAATCGTCCCGACCAATCCCAGCCATGCAATGTTCACGGCAAGTTatgcttttctttctctcttccttcttgaaaatgtgGAGTTTATGACAAAACATATTTCTTAA
- the LOC104456070 gene encoding membrane protein PM19L, whose product MATMGRNIAGPLLFLNLVMYLIVVGFASWCLNRFINGQTGHPSFGGNGATMFFLIFALLSGVIGIISKLAGASHIRAWRNDSLAAAASSALIAWAITALAFGLACKEINVGGHRGWRLRVLEAFIIILTFTQLLYLLLLHAGLFNSRYGPGYRDTPYGSSAAAAAGDPYKGGGPTTGSVI is encoded by the exons atggcGACGATGGGAAGGAACATAGCAGGGCCGCTGCTGTTTCTCAACCTGGTCATGTACCTCATCGTGGTCGGCTTCGCCAGCTGGTGCCTCAACCGCTTCATCAACGGCCAAACCGGTCACCCCA GTTTCGGAGGGAACGGCGCGACCATGTTCTTCCTCATCTTCGCGCTCCTGTCCGGCGTCATCGGGATCATCTCGAAGCTCGCCGGCGCCAGCCACATCAGGGCTTGGCGGAACGACAGCCTCGCCGCGGCCGCGTCCTCCGCGCTCATCGCCTGGGCCATCACCGCCCTCGCCTTCGG GTTGGCATGCAAGGAGATAAACGTGGGAGGGCACAGAGGGTGGAGGCTGCGAGTGCTGGAGGCGTTCATAATAATACTGACCTTCACTCAGCTCCTGTACTTGCTGCTGCTCCACGCCGGCCTCTTCAACAGCCGCTACGGGCCGGGTTACCGGGACACCCCTTACGGCAgcagcgccgccgccgccgccggcgaccCTTACAAGGGCGGCGGCCCAACCACCGGATCGGTCATCTAG
- the LOC104456071 gene encoding LOW QUALITY PROTEIN: uncharacterized protein LOC104456071 (The sequence of the model RefSeq protein was modified relative to this genomic sequence to represent the inferred CDS: inserted 1 base in 1 codon), which produces MLEKIGLPAKPSLRGXNWVVDASHCQGCSSQFTFINRKHHCRRCGGLFCNGCTLQRMVLRGQGDAPVRICDPCKKLEEAARFELRHGHRSRAGKGSSRVTSKNEDEVLGQILASDAQGSSSGADSDANIVSGIERTTSSASSFSSQEYVDIDSLRETGSATPEELRQQAIDEKKKYKILKGEGKPEEALKAFKRGKELERQADALELALRKSRRKVLPAEKMISAEPGRENKPRVSKDKEKDDLLSELKELGWSEMDLHNEDKKPTSMTVEGELSAIIGELPQKPSDGKTKPGIDRTQINTHKRKALTLKREGKLAEAKEELKKAKLLEKQVEEQELLAGAEDSDDELSSLIQSMDDDKQETLPRQKQDDFRLDNLIGVAGNLDEQSNFEVTDKDMADPEMAAALKSLGWAEDYDAELATQSIHFDRGTLSAEYPLKTKAFGHKQDGNDSTLVDKSFVTQGLHSSLDGLPRRSKAEVQRELLGIKRKALALRREGKNEEAEEVLKMANALEAQISEMEASKNKFNTEHAKLENNKVKTSIESSVNDEPEQDVTESDLRDPSLLSMLEDLGWKDEVPALAKVQDVASKKITDNTLQSVAESTIESSSMVSTSAPRTKAKIQRELLGLKRRALDLRRKGKLEEAEETLRMAKALEMEIEELELLKGPLLDTPEKRNPESSSSSIRPEEHGNLDNLVKVNDGSTEEATSLDVGPMNLERTRTNRADTLPEKSNFWSPKASGYEGELIGSQNFAQGDLAAKGAASSSKVVHSVDMMDLLTGNDWTNAQVSAEKLEDRPCSVSQSSHDIPLIQPVAPRSADENRTSKDEAIMAIKETHANKRSLVNETNAGEELHQKGQVSIQQEILIHKKKALALKREGKLAEAKEELKQAKLLEKSLEEDKPQPSVSISSSAIPPMEIKEEDTSKVTPKPLTSRERFKIQQQSLSHKRQALKLRKEGRIKDAEAELDLAKTLEAQLEESASHDSGKSSEDGMDDVVIEDLLDPELFSALKAIGIDDSSMVSRGPKKPEPVKHNLQSRENSGQDSIHLEEQIKAEKVKAVNLKRAGKQAEALDALRRAKMLEKKLNTS; this is translated from the exons atgctggAGAAGATCGGACTGCCGGCGAAGCCGTCGCTGCGGG GCAACTGGGTCGTCGATGCCTCCCATTGCCAGGGCTGCTCCTCTCAATTCACCTTCATCAACCGCAAG CATCATTGCCGGAGATGCGGGGGCCTGTTCTGCAACGGATGCACGCTGCAGAGGATGGTTCTGAGGGGGCAGGGCGACGCGCCTGTTCGGATTTGCGACCCGTGTAAGAAGCTGGAGGAGGCCGCGAGGTTCGAGCTTCGGCACGGTCACAGAAGCAGAGCCGGGAAAG GAAGTTCAAGAGTTACATCAAAGAATGAGGACGAGGTTTTGGGCCAGATTCTTGCTAGTGATGCACAGGGATCCTCATCAGGAGCAGACTCTGATGCCAACATTGTTTCTGGTATTGAAAGGACAACAAGCAGCGCATCGAGTTTCAGTAGTCAAGAATATGTTGATATAGATAGCTTG AGAGAGACAGGATCTGCTACCCCTGAGGAACTGCGTCAGCAAGCCATCGATGAGAAAAAGAAGTACAAAATTCTGAAGGGAGAAGGCAAACCTGAGGAGGCCTTGAAGGCCTTTAAGAGAGGGAAGGAACTGGAGAGGCAGGCTGATGCTTTAGAACTTGCATTAAGGAAAAGCCGTAGAAAGGTTTTGCCTGCTGAGAAAATGATCTCTGCAGAACCTGGCCGAGAAAACAAGCCCCGTGTGAGCAAGGATAAGGAAAAGGACGACCTTCTTTCTGAGCTCAAAGAATTGGGATGGTCTGAGATGGATCTTCACAATGAAGACAAGAAGCCTACAAGCATGACTGTGGAGGGTGAACTGTCGGCTATTATTGGAGAATTGCCTCAAAAGCCTAGTGATGGCAAGACTAAGCCAGGCATAGACAGGACTCAAATAAATACTCACAAGAGAAAAGCTCTTACGTTGAAGCGTGAAGGGAAGCTTGCTGAAGCCAAGGAAGAATTGAAGAAAGCTAAATTattagaaaagcaagttgaagaGCAGGAACTTTTGGCCGGGGCCGAAGATTCTGATGATGAATTGTCATCTTTAATTCAAAGCATGGATGATGACAAGCAAGAAACTCTTCCTCGGCAGAAACAAGACGATTTTCGTTTGGACAACCTTATAGGTGTTGCTGGCAATCTTGACGAGCAGAGCAACTTTGAAGTCACAGACAAGGATATGGCAGACCCGGAAATGGCTGCTGCTTTGAAATCCTTAGGCTGGGCTGAAGATTATGATGCAGAACTAGCAACACAATCAATTCATTTTGACAGAGGGACACTATCCGCTGAATATCCTTTGAAAACCAAGGCTTTTGGTCACAAACAAGATGGGAATGATTCTACTCTTGTCGACAAATCATTTGTCACTCAAGGCCTTCATAGTTCACTTGATGGGTTGCCACGGAGAAGTAAAGCTGAAGTTCAGAGGGAGCTCCTGGGTATAAAAAGGAAAGCTCTTGCTCTGAGACGTGAAGGTAAGAATGAGGAGGCAGAGGAAGTGCTGAAAATGGCCAACGCATTAGAGGCTCAGATTTCAGAGATGGAAGCATCGAAGAACAAATTTAACACAGAGCATGCCAAGCTCGAAAATAATAAAGTCAAAACGTCTATTGAGAGCTCAGTCAATGATGAACCTGAACAGGATGTGACAGAAAGTGATTTACGTGATCCATCACTACTATCGATGTTGGAGGATTTGGGCTGGAAAGATGAAGTACCTGCACTGGCAAAGGTGCAAGATGTAGCTTCTAAGAAAATCACAGACAATACACTTCAATCAGTTGCTGAATCTACAATTGAATCCTCATCCATGGTTTCCACTTCAGCCCCAAGAACGAAGGCTAAAATCCAGAGGGAGCTCTTGGGATTAAAAAGAAGAGCACTTGACCTTAGACGTAAAGGAAAACTGGAAGAGGCTGAGGAAACTTTAAGGATGGCAAAGGCATTAGAAATGGAAATCGAGGAATTGGAGCTTCTGAAAGGACCTCTGCTTGATACCCCTGAAAAGAGGAATCCTGAGAGCTCAAGTTCTTCGATTAGGCCTGAGGAACATGGAAATCTGGATAATTTGGTCAAAGTAAATGATGGGTCTACTGAAGAAGCAACGAGTCTAGATGTTGGACCTATGAACTTAGAGAGAACAAGAACTAACAGAGCTGATACTCttcctgaaaaatcaaatttttggaGCCCCAAAGCATCTGGGTATGAGGGAGAATTAATTGGCTCCCAAAATTTTGCCCAAGGTGATTTGGCAGCTAAAGGAGCCGCTTCCAGTTCTAAAGTTGTTCATTCTGTTGACATGATGGATTTGCTGACTGGCAATGATTGGACAAATGCACAAGTTTCCGCTGAAAAACTAGAAGACAGACCATGTTCTGTTTCCCAGTCATCTCATGATATTCCCTTGATTCAACCAGTTGCCCCAAGGAGTGCTGATGAAAATAGGACGAGCAAAGATGAAGCTATTATGGCAATAAAAGAGACACATGCAAATAAGCGATCGCTGGTCAATGAAACAAATGCTGGTGAAGAACTTCATCAGAAAGGCCAAGTTTCCATTCAACAAGAGATTTTGATTCACAAGAAGAAAGCACTCGCCTTGAAACGAGAAGGGAAATTAGCAGAAGCCAAGGAGGAACTTAAGCAGGCAAAACTGCTGGAGAAGAGTCTTGAAGAAGACAAACCCCAGCCCAGTGTGTCGATATCTTCATCAGCCATTCCTCCCATGGAAATAAAGGAGGAGGATACATCAAAAGTGACTCCTAAACCATTAACCAGTCGTGAGCGCTTCAAAATTCAACAGCAGTCCCTCAGCCACAAAAGGCAGGCCTTGAAGCTGCGAAAAGAGGGTCGGATTAAagatgctgaagctgaacttgaTTTAGCCAAGACTCTTGAGGCTCAACTGGAGGAGTCTGCTTCTCATGATTCTGGTAAATCTTCTGAAGATGGTATGGATGATGTGGTCATCGAGGATCTTCTTGATCCTGAGCTTTTTTCTGCCTTGAAAGCAATTGGAATAGATGATTCTAGCATGGTATCACGGGGACCCAAAAAACCCGAACCTGTGAAGCACAATCTCCAAAGCAGAGAGAACTCTGGCCAAGACAGTATTCACCTGGAAGAACAAATAAAGGCTGAAAAAGTGAAAGCTGTGAACTTGAAACGAGCTGGAAAACAAGCTGAGGCCTTGGATGCTCTCCGACGGGCCAAAATGCTCGAAAAGAAGCTCAACACATCGTGA